In Deinococcus maricopensis DSM 21211, the sequence CCTCGCCTTTCACGTGACAGGTTTTGCGCCTTCAGTTGTCGACGGGGTTCGCGTCGAGCTTCGCGAAGACCATGCGGCCCACGTTCGTCTGCACGTTGTTCACGACGATCACGCGCACGCGGCGGTTGCGGTACTTCGCGCCGTCCTCGACGACGATCATGGTGCCGTCGTCGAGGTGCGCGACGCCCTGCCCGGCCTGCTGCCCCGCCCGCGTGATGTTCACCGTGAGGGGGTCGCCGGGCTGCAGCTGCGGGCGGAGGGCCTGCGCGGCCTCATGCAGGCTCAGCACGGGAATGTCATGCAGCTTGGCGATCTTGCTGAGGTTCGCGTCGTTCGTGAGGAGCTTCGCGCCGCTTTCCCGCGCGAGACGCACGAGCTTGTCATCCACGGCGCTCAGTTCGGGCGCGTCCCAGTCCTCCACGCGCAGCGTCGTCACCTGCCGCAGTTCCTCGAGGACGTTCAGGCCGCGTTTGCCGCGCGCGCGGCGTTGCGGTTCGGCGTGGTCCCCGAGGAACTGCAGTTCGCGCAGCACGAACGCGGGTACGACCAGTTCCCCCTCGATGAACCCCGCGCGGGCGAGGTCCAGAATGCGGCCGTCGATGATGATGTTGGTGTCGAGCAGTTTCCCGCCGGGCTTGCGGCGCGGCTGGCCAGTCCAGGCGATCGCGCCGAAGGTGTCGGCGTTGCGCACGGCGAACACCACGAAGAACGCCCCGAGCACCAGGGTGACGAGCAGGTTCCACACCCACGAGTAGAAGGGCACGCTGGCGAGCAGGGTGTTCAGGAGGACGCTGAGCAGCAGCGCCACGACGGCGCCGACGGTGGCGGCCGCGACTGTGCGGGGCGCGAGCGAACCGTACCATTTGCCGAACCGTTCAATCAGTGCGTACGCTCGCCGCTCAATACGGGCTGACAGCAGGAAGCCGGTGAGCAGGCCCGCCAGGCCGAGCGAGACCGTGCCGAACACGTGGTTCAGCCCGTTCCCGCTCGGCAGGAACTGCCCCAGGACCACGCCCAGCAGGAGACCGAGAAGCAGCACAAGCGCGCGAACGAACGACATCCCCGGCAGTCTAACGCACCGTCCCGCGTGAGGTTTGCCACAGCGTCCCGAGGGCCGCCTCGACGCTGGCCGAGCCGCTCACGCCGTCCAGGCCGGGCGGGACGATCAGCTGACGGTATCCGGCGCGGCGCGCCTCCTCGGCGCGCCGCAGGGCGCCCTGCACGGTGCGGACCTCGCCGGCCAGGCCGACCTCACCGAACACGGCCGCGTGCTCCGGGAGGGCCTTGCCGACCACGGCGGAGTACACGGCGAGCGCGACGGCGAGGTCGAGGCCTGGGTCAGGGACCTTCAGGCCGCCGGCGAGGTTCACGTACACGTCGAGGCCGCCGAGGTTCAGGTCGAGGCGGCGCTCCAGCACCGCAAGCACCACGTCCACACGGCGGGCGTCCAGGCCGACCACGACGCGGCGCGGGTTCGGGTACGGCGTTTTCGCGGCGAGCGCCTGCACTTCCAGCAGCAGCGGGCGGTGCCCGTCCATGGTGGCAGCCACGACCGAGCCGGGCACGCCGAGCGGCCGCTCCGCGAGGAACGCGAGGCTGGGGTTCTCCACGGCGACGAGGCCCGTTTCGCGCATCTCGAACACGCCGAGCTCCCCGGCCTGGCCGAACCGGTTCTTCACGCTGCGCAGCAGCCGGAACGACCCGACGGTTTCCAGGAACACGGTGGTGTCCACGATGTGCTCCATGACTTTCGGTCCGGCGACGGTGCCTTCTTTCGTGACGTGCCCGACGAGGACCGTGGCGCTGCCGCTTTCCTTCGCGGCGCGGGTGATGGTGCTCGTCGCCTCGCGCACCTGCGCGACGCCGCCGGGCGCGCCGTCCCCCTCGACCTGCACCGTCTGGATGCTGTCCACGATGGTCAGCGCGGGCGTGTGCTCGCCCATTAGCGCGGCGATGTGCTCCGCGCGGGTGTCGCGCGTCATCTGAATGTCGCCGGTCACGCCGAGCCGGTCGGCGCGCAGGCGAATCTGCTCCAGGGATTCCTCCCCGGCGACGTACAGCACGGGGCGGCCCTGCTGGCTCATCAGGTCCGCGACCTGCAGCAGCAGCGTGCTCTTCCCGATGCCGGGCTCGCCACCAATCAGGGTGACGCCGCCCGCCACGAGCCCGCCGCCGAGCACCCGGTCGAGTTCCGGGATGCCGCTCGGGAGGCGCGGCTCTTCACGCCGCCCGACGGTGGAGAGCGGCGTGAGCTTTCCGCCGCTGATGCCGCCGTACGCGCCGCCCAGGCCCCCGCCGCGTGACGCGATGGCCGGCAGGACCTCCTCGAAGGAGTTCCACGCCTGGCAGTTCGGGCAGCGCCCCAGCGGTTTCGCGGACTGATACCCGCAGGACGT encodes:
- a CDS encoding PIN/TRAM domain-containing protein, whose product is MSFVRALVLLLGLLLGVVLGQFLPSGNGLNHVFGTVSLGLAGLLTGFLLSARIERRAYALIERFGKWYGSLAPRTVAAATVGAVVALLLSVLLNTLLASVPFYSWVWNLLVTLVLGAFFVVFAVRNADTFGAIAWTGQPRRKPGGKLLDTNIIIDGRILDLARAGFIEGELVVPAFVLRELQFLGDHAEPQRRARGKRGLNVLEELRQVTTLRVEDWDAPELSAVDDKLVRLARESGAKLLTNDANLSKIAKLHDIPVLSLHEAAQALRPQLQPGDPLTVNITRAGQQAGQGVAHLDDGTMIVVEDGAKYRNRRVRVIVVNNVQTNVGRMVFAKLDANPVDN
- the radA gene encoding DNA repair protein RadA, encoding MAKSTTKYVCTSCGYQSAKPLGRCPNCQAWNSFEEVLPAIASRGGGLGGAYGGISGGKLTPLSTVGRREEPRLPSGIPELDRVLGGGLVAGGVTLIGGEPGIGKSTLLLQVADLMSQQGRPVLYVAGEESLEQIRLRADRLGVTGDIQMTRDTRAEHIAALMGEHTPALTIVDSIQTVQVEGDGAPGGVAQVREATSTITRAAKESGSATVLVGHVTKEGTVAGPKVMEHIVDTTVFLETVGSFRLLRSVKNRFGQAGELGVFEMRETGLVAVENPSLAFLAERPLGVPGSVVAATMDGHRPLLLEVQALAAKTPYPNPRRVVVGLDARRVDVVLAVLERRLDLNLGGLDVYVNLAGGLKVPDPGLDLAVALAVYSAVVGKALPEHAAVFGEVGLAGEVRTVQGALRRAEEARRAGYRQLIVPPGLDGVSGSASVEAALGTLWQTSRGTVR